In Humulus lupulus chromosome 6, drHumLupu1.1, whole genome shotgun sequence, a single genomic region encodes these proteins:
- the LOC133785095 gene encoding uncharacterized protein LOC133785095, whose translation MSWADKVEANDYQASAQKQWQKFQAGNLSFSDQKLEFTEPLFREGRKFAQIDAEEVKMQSTNWSSAVICMVLGANPPMAVFEGFIKRVWGHLGIAQIARMTMGLTMVKFNDDATRDHVLEHGLIHFDRKPVIVRPWTTDLSAVRLVRTVPLWIRLQDLGLQYWGRKCLSALVSTIGRPIMVDKFTRERSRVQFARVLVDMEITDNPPKSIQFINEHGQIMEQGVEYEWLPIKCKTCVGFGHSMVECRKEKNVHWVRKVTEAQTEEEQVPGVQQVGQLKEDGDQAYSRKSKEMVEPEGSSLSGEETKDDNNITGLVSNPWRTPKRVVAHAKEGQRLDTHAHNASRKTKALNKFEILQETVVTNKVGSLNPSSSYG comes from the coding sequence ATGTCTTGGGCAGACAAGGTGGAGGCAAATGACTATCAGGCCTCAGCTCAGAAGCAATGGCAGAAATTTCAGGCTGGTAATCTCTCTTTTTCAGATCAGAAGCTTGAATTCACTGAACCTCTATTCAGAGAAGGACGGAAGTTTGCTCAAATTGATGCCGAGGAGGTTAAAATGCAATCCACAAATTGGAGTTCGGCAGTCATATGCATGGTGTTGGGTGCCAATCCACCTATGGCTGTCTTTGAAGGTTTCATCAAGAGGGTTTGGGGACACCTAGGGATAGCTCAGATAGCTAGAATGACGATGGGTTTAACAATGGTAAAGTTCAATGATGATGCTACAAGAGATCATGTCCTTGAACATGGCCTTATCCATTTTGATAGGAAGCCGGTCATAGTTCGGCCATGGACAACGGATTTGAGTGCAGTTCGTCTGGTTCGCACTGTCCCCCTTTGGATTCGCCTTCAAGATTTAGGGCTTCAATATTGGGGTAGAAAATGCCTCAGTGCTTTAGTTAGCACCATAGGTAGGCCGATCATGGTAGACAAATTTACTAGGGAACGATCTCGTGTGCAATTTGCTCGAGTTTTGGTTGATATGGAAATTACGGATAATCCTCCGAAGAGTATTCAGTTCATTAACGAACATGGTCAGATCATGGAGCAAGGAGTTGAGTATGAATGGCTACCGATAAAGTGTAAAACCTGTGTTGGCTTTGGGCACTCAATGGTAGAATGCAGGAAAGAGAAGAATGTTCATTGGGTCAGGAAAGTAACAGAGGCCCAAACAGAGGAGGAGCAGGTACCTGGGGTACAGCAGGTTGGACAGCTGAAAGAAGATGGGGATCAGGCATATTCAAGAAAAAGCAAAGAGATGGTGGAACCAGAGGGGTCTTCTCTCTCAGGTGAGGAAACTAAGGATGACAATAATATTACAGGTTTGGTCTCTAATCCGTGGAGAACCCCAAAAAGAGTTGTTGCACATGCTAAGGAGGGACAGAGATTAGATACTCATGCTCATAATGCAAGTCGTAAAACTAAAGCTCTGAACAAGTTTGAAATTCTGCAAGAAACAGTGGTGACCAACAAGGTAGGCAGTTTGAATCCTAGCTCCTCCTATGGATAG